From Leptotrichia wadei, one genomic window encodes:
- a CDS encoding DUF2262 domain-containing protein, with protein MKNWELTDTDFYDDNYEEYEYARKVMWKNHEIEIILICNNENKVSEEEIEEIVDKIMENKDYWDKKCKNLFADEFVDWFNEEEWVKPEYAEIYYETKSIDEVEKKLLKIIGKEDTEKIMKNNFLTKEAFKKLLDNEDMEITIDLTDDDENSFSITMYERLFFVDKMFYAECNFNGEIDEFYMD; from the coding sequence ATGAAAAATTGGGAACTTACAGATACAGATTTTTATGATGACAATTATGAAGAATATGAATATGCTCGGAAAGTAATGTGGAAAAATCATGAAATAGAAATTATTTTGATTTGTAATAATGAAAATAAAGTTAGTGAAGAAGAAATAGAAGAAATAGTTGACAAAATTATGGAAAATAAGGATTATTGGGATAAAAAATGTAAAAATTTATTTGCTGACGAATTTGTTGACTGGTTTAATGAAGAAGAATGGGTAAAGCCAGAATATGCTGAAATTTATTATGAAACAAAGAGTATTGATGAAGTGGAGAAAAAATTACTTAAAATAATTGGAAAAGAAGATACAGAAAAAATTATGAAGAATAATTTTCTTACAAAAGAAGCATTTAAAAAGTTACTTGATAATGAAGATATGGAAATAACAATTGATTTAACTGACGATGATGAAAATAGTTTTTCTATTACTATGTACGAAAGATTGTTTTTTGTTGATAAAATGTTTTATGCTGAGTGTAATTTTAATGGTGAAATAGACGAGTTTTATATGGATTAA
- a CDS encoding PDDEXK nuclease domain-containing protein: protein MTEAAENMWSVRTLDRNISTLYYNRIVASIDKKTVEDEMKEKIKSLQTEEFIKNPVVLEFLDLPTNMSYTESQLEKALTDDIQKFMMELGKGFAFVERQQHIRTENSDFYIDLVFYNYILKCFVIVELKTEKLTHQDIGQLDMYVRMYDDLKKQENDNPTIGLLFCTETDRTIIKYSVLNDNENLFASKYINYLPSEEELINEIERQKTLFESKKNNEVEY from the coding sequence TTGACGGAAGCAGCAGAAAATATGTGGTCTGTAAGAACATTAGATCGAAATATATCTACACTTTACTATAATCGTATTGTTGCAAGTATTGATAAAAAAACGGTTGAAGATGAAATGAAAGAAAAAATAAAAAGTTTGCAAACTGAAGAATTTATAAAAAATCCAGTAGTTTTGGAGTTTTTAGATTTGCCAACAAATATGTCTTATACTGAAAGTCAATTGGAAAAGGCATTAACAGATGATATTCAAAAGTTTATGATGGAACTTGGAAAAGGTTTTGCATTTGTGGAAAGGCAACAGCATATTCGTACAGAAAATTCAGATTTTTATATTGATTTGGTATTTTATAACTATATTTTGAAATGTTTTGTTATAGTAGAGTTAAAAACAGAAAAATTAACACATCAGGATATTGGACAACTTGATATGTATGTAAGAATGTATGATGACTTAAAAAAACAAGAAAATGATAATCCAACAATAGGACTTCTTTTTTGCACGGAAACAGACAGAACTATTATAAAATATTCGGTTTTGAATGATAACGAAAACCTTTTTGCAAGTAAATATATAAATTATCTGCCTAGTGAAGAGGAATTAATAAATGAAATAGAAAGGCAGAAGACATTGTTTGAAAGTAAAAAGAATAATGAAGTGGAATATTAA
- a CDS encoding DUF2262 domain-containing protein, producing MKNKILKEINVKEIMEEIKKNPKENRRFKVFWNGKKIEVDLEYYDFEKEIDEIKEKLENLKTLVENAEEWDKKIKDAAGEYILEDAQYWWEPSADYEDEDMPGLIEDLAEIVGKKEAEKMVNDEKLSLEAFKKLIYVNSITLNEDGNFNVSLFDIDELIFSGHIMFVYGNINGEFSGGDFAG from the coding sequence TTGAAAAATAAAATTTTAAAAGAGATAAATGTTAAGGAAATAATGGAGGAAATTAAAAAAAATCCAAAAGAAAATAGACGATTCAAAGTTTTTTGGAATGGTAAAAAAATTGAAGTAGATTTAGAATATTACGATTTTGAGAAAGAAATTGATGAAATTAAAGAAAAATTGGAAAATTTGAAAACATTGGTTGAGAATGCTGAAGAGTGGGATAAAAAGATAAAAGATGCGGCAGGAGAATATATTCTTGAAGATGCTCAGTATTGGTGGGAGCCGTCGGCAGATTATGAAGATGAAGATATGCCTGGTTTAATTGAAGATTTAGCTGAAATAGTTGGAAAAAAAGAAGCTGAAAAAATGGTAAATGATGAAAAATTGTCGCTAGAAGCATTTAAAAAATTGATTTATGTAAATTCTATAACATTAAATGAAGATGGCAATTTCAATGTTTCGTTGTTTGATATAGATGAATTAATATTTAGCGGACATATAATGTTTGTATATGGAAATATAAATGGAGAATTTTCAGGTGGAGATTTTGCAGGATAA
- a CDS encoding DUF2262 domain-containing protein: MKNKILKEINVEEIMEEIKKNPEENSEFKVLWNGEEIEVYLDYYDFEKEVDEVREKLENLKILVENAKEWDKKIKDAAGEDLFEIIEDDNWPRSDFEEEDIPNLINDIEKYIGKEEADNLRNGNFTREAFKNLLYVSSITMDNNDCFNVGLFDIDYIMFGGHILFIDGNINGEFYGGDMAG; encoded by the coding sequence TTGAAAAATAAAATTTTAAAAGAGATAAATGTTGAGGAAATAATGGAGGAAATTAAAAAAAATCCAGAAGAAAATAGCGAATTCAAAGTTTTGTGGAATGGTGAGGAAATTGAAGTATACTTGGATTATTATGATTTTGAAAAAGAAGTTGATGAAGTTCGAGAAAAATTGGAGAATTTGAAAATATTGGTTGAAAATGCGAAAGAATGGGATAAGAAAATAAAAGATGCAGCGGGAGAAGATTTATTTGAAATAATAGAAGATGATAATTGGCCTAGGTCAGATTTTGAAGAAGAAGATATACCAAATTTAATTAATGATATAGAAAAATATATTGGGAAAGAAGAAGCTGATAATTTGAGAAATGGAAATTTTACAAGAGAAGCATTTAAAAATTTACTTTATGTAAGTTCAATTACGATGGATAATAATGATTGTTTTAATGTTGGATTATTTGATATAGATTATATAATGTTTGGAGGTCATATTTTATTTATTGATGGAAATATAAATGGAGAATTTTATGGTGGAGATATGGCAGGATAA
- a CDS encoding NAD(P)H-dependent oxidoreductase, with protein sequence MKTVIFSHPWNGSFNKAILDKVVENLEKTKEKYTIIDLNKDEFNPVMTEKDLELYSQGKSADPLVLKYQEILKNTDELILIFPIWWMSLPAILKGFLDKVMLRGFAYESGKYGIKGLLPIKSAKMITTAEAPKFLLNIMGFGMTMRKANLGGVGIKNTKWIHYSLRAKGKYDDRKKFLEKVGEFVSE encoded by the coding sequence ATGAAAACAGTAATTTTTTCACACCCATGGAATGGAAGTTTCAATAAGGCAATTTTAGATAAAGTAGTGGAAAATTTGGAGAAAACAAAAGAAAAATATACGATTATAGATTTGAATAAAGATGAATTCAATCCTGTGATGACTGAAAAAGATTTGGAGTTGTATTCACAAGGAAAAAGTGCTGATCCTTTAGTTTTGAAATATCAGGAAATTTTGAAAAATACAGATGAATTAATATTAATTTTTCCGATTTGGTGGATGTCATTACCTGCGATATTAAAAGGATTTTTGGATAAAGTTATGTTGAGAGGATTTGCTTATGAAAGTGGGAAATATGGAATAAAAGGACTTTTGCCAATAAAATCGGCTAAAATGATTACAACGGCTGAAGCACCAAAGTTTTTATTAAATATAATGGGGTTTGGAATGACGATGAGAAAGGCGAATCTTGGTGGAGTCGGAATAAAAAACACAAAATGGATTCATTATAGTTTAAGAGCAAAAGGAAAATATGATGATAGAAAGAAATTTCTTGAAAAAGTTGGGGAATTTGTGAGTGAATAG
- a CDS encoding OmpA family protein, whose protein sequence is MKKIILFCIFTIVNISFSTTLVVPCNREEKKCVIRGFKVDGRIITEYQIFDLKEIVNILNKFGESGTVDFVGYTDSTGTKKYNQKLSLIRARNIARLFREFGLKDAISIGKISGKGEEDPVDLNETDQGKYSNRRVEILFNNLKWKNFE, encoded by the coding sequence ATGAAAAAAATTATTTTATTTTGTATATTTACAATTGTGAATATCTCTTTTTCAACAACATTAGTAGTACCTTGCAATAGAGAGGAGAAAAAGTGTGTGATAAGAGGTTTTAAAGTTGATGGGAGAATAATAACTGAGTATCAGATATTTGATCTTAAAGAAATTGTAAATATTTTAAATAAATTTGGAGAAAGTGGAACTGTAGATTTCGTAGGGTATACTGATTCAACTGGGACAAAAAAATATAATCAAAAATTATCATTGATAAGAGCTAGAAATATTGCTAGATTGTTTAGAGAATTTGGTTTAAAAGATGCTATTTCAATTGGAAAAATAAGTGGTAAAGGAGAAGAGGATCCAGTTGATTTAAATGAGACAGATCAAGGGAAATATAGTAACAGAAGAGTAGAGATTTTATTTAATAATTTAAAATGGAAAAATTTTGAATAA
- a CDS encoding DUF2262 domain-containing protein — MEIQDFVENTYMGNFKEWDGKIIWKGKETLVRLTIYKECDNVELEKEKMLKILEELYLNQDEWNKKVKDTMVKYFYDVLNDDFFDDGVFPEYPTCYDMLFEILKDDFTKEEAERIWKTKVFPLDKYRNYIFVDNIQITNEGNFYFEVADDYTVVGDNWIWLKGNIDKGFFAASFDDLFEFVTDLELNDEFSSILREKFKIGYADTSSFFVSRREGLTKLYYKKNHKLAAIGNYKSGKKEGIWKFYDEDGKLTKKVSYVNDVAEKEVVC, encoded by the coding sequence ATGGAAATTCAGGATTTTGTTGAAAATACATATATGGGAAATTTTAAAGAGTGGGACGGAAAAATTATTTGGAAAGGTAAAGAAACATTAGTAAGACTTACGATTTATAAAGAATGTGATAATGTTGAACTTGAAAAAGAAAAAATGCTTAAAATTTTGGAAGAATTGTATCTTAATCAGGATGAATGGAATAAAAAAGTGAAAGATACGATGGTTAAGTATTTTTATGATGTGCTGAATGATGATTTTTTTGATGATGGAGTATTTCCAGAGTATCCAACTTGCTATGATATGTTATTTGAAATTTTAAAAGACGATTTTACAAAAGAAGAAGCAGAAAGAATATGGAAAACAAAAGTATTTCCATTGGATAAGTATAGAAATTATATTTTTGTTGATAATATTCAGATAACAAATGAAGGAAATTTTTATTTTGAAGTAGCTGATGATTATACAGTTGTGGGGGATAACTGGATTTGGTTAAAAGGGAATATTGATAAGGGATTTTTTGCTGCAAGTTTTGATGATCTTTTTGAATTTGTCACTGACTTAGAATTAAATGACGAGTTTTCTTCAATTCTTCGTGAAAAATTTAAAATAGGTTATGCAGATACTAGTAGTTTTTTTGTATCAAGAAGAGAAGGATTGACAAAACTTTATTATAAGAAGAATCACAAATTAGCGGCAATTGGAAATTATAAATCTGGAAAAAAAGAGGGAATTTGGAAATTCTATGATGAGGATGGGAAATTGACTAAGAAGGTTAGTTATGTTAATGATGTTGCTGAGAAAGAAGTTGTTTGTTGA
- the leuC gene encoding 3-isopropylmalate dehydratase large subunit has protein sequence MSEIKNKAKKPKTLFDKVWEKHVITGEPGEAQLLYIDLHLIHEVTSPQAFSGLRIAGRKVRRPDLTFGTMDHNTPTIMADRMNIKDKVSKAQLDALSANCKEFGIELVDMFNENNGIVHMVGPEQGLTQPGKTVVCGDSHTATHGAFGALAFGIGTSEVEHVLATQTIWQKKPKTMGIEITGELQKGVYAKDIILHIIRTYGIGLGNGYAFEFFGDTIRNMSMEGRMTICNMAIEGGGKSGIIAPDETTFEYVKGRRFAPKGEEFDKKVAEWKELYTDSVDAFDKYIKVDVSNLEPQVTWGTNPEMGIGISERFPEIKDVNYERAYNYMGLTPGGSPYNIPLKHVFIGSCTNGRLADLEIAAKIVKGKKVAPNITAVVVPGSQLVKKAAEENGIAQIFKDAGFEWREAGCSTCLGMNPDLIPSGEHCASTSNRNFEGRQGKGARTHLVSPAMAAAAAIYGKFVDVRELDEVK, from the coding sequence ATGTCAGAAATTAAAAATAAAGCGAAAAAACCAAAAACTTTGTTTGATAAAGTTTGGGAAAAACATGTGATTACGGGAGAACCTGGAGAAGCACAACTTTTGTATATTGATTTGCACTTGATTCATGAAGTTACTTCGCCACAAGCGTTTTCAGGATTGAGAATTGCAGGGAGAAAGGTTAGAAGACCTGACTTGACATTTGGAACAATGGATCACAATACGCCAACAATTATGGCTGACAGAATGAATATTAAAGATAAAGTTTCAAAGGCACAGTTAGATGCATTGTCGGCAAACTGTAAAGAATTTGGAATTGAGTTGGTTGATATGTTTAATGAAAATAATGGAATTGTGCATATGGTTGGACCTGAACAAGGGTTGACACAGCCTGGAAAAACTGTAGTTTGTGGAGATAGCCATACTGCGACTCATGGAGCTTTTGGAGCTTTGGCATTTGGAATTGGAACAAGTGAAGTGGAACATGTTTTGGCGACACAGACAATTTGGCAAAAGAAACCAAAAACAATGGGAATTGAAATTACTGGTGAATTGCAAAAAGGTGTTTATGCGAAAGATATAATTTTGCATATTATTAGAACTTACGGAATTGGGCTTGGAAATGGATATGCATTTGAGTTTTTTGGAGATACAATAAGAAATATGTCAATGGAAGGAAGAATGACAATTTGTAACATGGCAATTGAAGGAGGAGGGAAATCAGGAATTATCGCACCTGATGAAACTACTTTTGAATATGTAAAAGGAAGAAGATTTGCACCAAAAGGCGAAGAATTTGATAAAAAAGTGGCTGAATGGAAAGAATTGTACACAGATTCTGTAGATGCATTTGACAAATACATAAAAGTTGATGTTTCAAACCTTGAACCACAAGTAACTTGGGGAACAAACCCTGAAATGGGAATTGGAATAAGTGAAAGATTCCCTGAAATTAAAGATGTAAACTACGAAAGAGCGTACAACTACATGGGACTTACACCAGGAGGATCACCTTACAACATTCCATTAAAACATGTATTTATCGGATCTTGCACAAATGGAAGATTAGCAGACTTAGAAATTGCAGCAAAAATTGTAAAAGGGAAGAAAGTTGCTCCAAACATTACAGCAGTAGTCGTTCCAGGATCACAACTTGTTAAAAAAGCAGCCGAAGAAAACGGAATCGCACAAATATTCAAAGACGCAGGATTTGAGTGGAGAGAAGCTGGATGTTCAACTTGTTTAGGAATGAACCCAGACTTAATCCCAAGCGGAGAACACTGTGCGTCAACTTCAAACAGAAACTTTGAAGGAAGACAAGGAAAAGGAGCAAGAACTCACTTAGTAAGTCCAGCAATGGCAGCAGCAGCGGCAATTTATGGAAAATTTGTGGATGTAAGAGAATTAGATGAAGTGAAATAG
- a CDS encoding 2-isopropylmalate synthase has translation MYKENKTMKKHIKIFDTTLRDGEQTPRVNLNAEEKLRIAKQLESLGVDIIEAGFAVASPGDFEAVKMIAENVKNSTVCSLSRAVKKDIEAAGEALKGAAKPRIHTFIATSPIHREFKLKMTKEQIVERTREMVELAKSFVDDVEFSSEDATRTEKEFLVEVYETAIKAGATTLNVPDTVGYRTPNEMFELISYLKKNVKGIENVDISVHCHDDLGLSVANSVAAIQAGATQIECTINGLGERAGNTSLEEIAMILKTRKDLFEEYYTNIDSKQIYPTSKLVSLLTGVATQPNKAIVGANAFAHESGIHQHGVLANPETYEIMSPESVGRNPDSLVLGKHSGKHAFIQKLESLGFDHVGSDRVEELFVQFKKLADKKKYVLDEDIIALVAGDAAKIEGRIKLTHFEISRQEGKKPKATVTIDLDGEKLVKEALGDGPVDAAYNAVNLAVSDTFVLEEYKLEAITGDTDAQAQVVVVIEKDGNRFIGRGQSTDVVEASIKAYINGINRLYNK, from the coding sequence ATTTACAAGGAGAATAAGACAATGAAAAAGCATATTAAAATATTCGATACAACACTAAGAGATGGAGAACAAACACCAAGAGTTAATCTTAATGCTGAAGAAAAATTAAGAATTGCAAAACAATTGGAAAGTTTGGGAGTGGATATAATTGAAGCTGGGTTTGCTGTGGCATCGCCTGGAGATTTTGAAGCAGTTAAAATGATTGCGGAAAATGTAAAAAATTCAACAGTTTGTAGTTTGTCAAGAGCTGTGAAAAAAGATATTGAAGCAGCAGGGGAGGCTCTAAAAGGTGCGGCAAAACCTAGAATTCATACATTCATTGCGACTTCGCCTATTCACAGAGAGTTTAAGCTGAAAATGACAAAAGAGCAAATTGTAGAAAGAACAAGAGAAATGGTGGAACTTGCAAAATCATTTGTTGATGATGTTGAATTTTCTTCAGAAGATGCGACTAGAACAGAGAAAGAATTTTTGGTGGAAGTATATGAAACAGCTATAAAAGCTGGAGCTACTACATTAAATGTGCCTGATACTGTGGGTTACAGAACTCCAAATGAAATGTTTGAATTGATAAGTTATTTGAAAAAAAATGTAAAAGGAATTGAAAATGTGGATATTTCTGTGCATTGTCACGATGACTTGGGACTTTCTGTAGCAAATTCAGTTGCGGCAATTCAAGCTGGAGCAACTCAAATTGAATGTACAATTAACGGACTTGGCGAAAGAGCTGGAAATACTTCACTTGAGGAAATTGCAATGATTTTGAAAACAAGAAAAGATTTATTTGAAGAATATTACACAAATATTGACTCAAAACAAATTTACCCAACAAGTAAATTAGTAAGCCTTTTGACAGGAGTTGCAACACAGCCAAATAAAGCAATTGTTGGAGCAAACGCATTTGCTCATGAATCAGGAATCCATCAGCACGGAGTTTTAGCAAATCCTGAAACTTATGAAATTATGAGTCCAGAATCTGTAGGAAGAAATCCAGACAGCTTGGTACTTGGAAAACATTCAGGAAAACACGCTTTTATACAAAAGTTGGAATCTTTAGGATTTGACCATGTTGGAAGTGACAGAGTGGAAGAATTATTTGTACAATTTAAAAAATTGGCAGACAAGAAAAAATATGTTTTAGATGAAGATATTATCGCATTAGTTGCTGGAGATGCGGCAAAAATCGAAGGAAGAATCAAATTGACTCACTTTGAAATTTCAAGACAAGAAGGTAAAAAACCAAAAGCTACAGTTACAATTGACTTGGATGGAGAAAAATTGGTTAAAGAAGCTCTTGGAGATGGACCAGTTGATGCAGCTTACAATGCAGTAAACTTAGCAGTGAGTGACACTTTTGTCTTAGAAGAATACAAATTGGAAGCAATTACAGGGGATACAGATGCACAAGCACAAGTTGTTGTTGTAATTGAAAAAGATGGAAACAGATTTATCGGTAGAGGACAAAGTACAGATGTGGTTGAGGCTAGTATAAAGGCTTATATTAATGGGATAAATAGACTTTATAATAAGTAA
- a CDS encoding metallophosphoesterase encodes MKAKNWIIKFLLVFAGLIVIFLIYAHYEYRHIKIRTIEVKSKDIPKEFDGKRVLFVADFQYDTMTRFNRKQQKKAIELINAQKKDMILLGGDYATWEKNIPKFYEDAKNIKIPELGVYAIYGNHEYPGEKETAENMKKIGFNLLTNENRKVTINNEKIYIAGVTDLWHGKPDAKKALEGTKKEDFVLFLTHNPEYFEQMSETEKEKTDMILAGHTHAGQVTFFGKIIVSAVKDKKKYGYGMKEYGGHKIYITSGVGGAFLEMFIRFFAQPEIVIFELKRIN; translated from the coding sequence ATGAAGGCAAAAAATTGGATTATTAAATTTCTGTTGGTTTTTGCGGGACTAATTGTGATATTTTTAATTTATGCTCATTATGAGTACAGGCATATTAAAATTAGGACAATTGAGGTAAAGTCAAAAGATATTCCAAAAGAATTTGATGGGAAAAGAGTGCTGTTTGTAGCGGATTTTCAGTATGATACGATGACACGGTTTAATAGAAAGCAGCAGAAAAAGGCAATTGAACTGATTAATGCACAAAAAAAGGATATGATTCTTTTAGGTGGAGATTATGCGACTTGGGAGAAAAATATTCCTAAGTTTTATGAAGATGCTAAAAATATTAAAATTCCTGAACTTGGAGTATATGCGATTTATGGAAATCATGAGTATCCAGGTGAAAAGGAAACTGCTGAAAATATGAAAAAAATTGGATTTAATCTGCTTACAAATGAAAATAGAAAAGTAACGATAAATAATGAGAAAATATACATCGCTGGAGTTACTGACTTGTGGCATGGAAAACCTGATGCAAAAAAGGCTCTTGAAGGTACGAAAAAAGAAGACTTTGTGTTATTTTTAACTCATAATCCTGAATATTTTGAGCAAATGTCGGAAACTGAAAAGGAAAAAACTGATATGATTTTAGCAGGACACACCCACGCTGGACAGGTTACTTTTTTTGGAAAAATTATTGTGTCGGCAGTGAAGGATAAGAAAAAATATGGCTACGGAATGAAAGAGTATGGCGGACATAAAATTTATATTACTTCTGGAGTTGGTGGTGCTTTTCTTGAGATGTTTATTCGATTTTTTGCACAGCCTGAAATTGTGATTTTTGAGTTGAAGAGAATTAATTAA
- a CDS encoding YwqG family protein, producing MEDKELKKLAKDIFEKIEKKYQETAKEMMVADASGSASKEIKITDSKIEGIPYIPKGKKIPTNSKGQQFMFLAQINCEDLKGLEDFPQEGILQFWILGEDLLGLDFDDYTNRDGFDVIYYEKIEDYHSEVEFKKMYNPYRENSGNLEIANKPCKMNFSLKSSEKETFDYTLLEKLFEEVLKEKNIDVNEKEKLYQKVEGLFESNSDGENGGTKCNGFPFFTQFEPRDEEQLKEYDTLLFQIDSGGEIMIGDCGVMNFFINREKLKNRDFSDVFYNWDCY from the coding sequence ATGGAAGATAAAGAATTAAAGAAGTTAGCGAAAGATATTTTTGAAAAAATAGAAAAAAAATATCAAGAAACGGCAAAAGAAATGATGGTTGCAGATGCTTCGGGCAGTGCTTCAAAAGAAATAAAAATAACGGATAGCAAAATTGAAGGGATTCCGTATATTCCAAAAGGGAAAAAAATTCCAACAAATTCAAAAGGACAACAATTTATGTTTCTTGCACAGATAAATTGTGAGGATTTGAAGGGGCTTGAAGATTTCCCGCAGGAAGGGATTTTGCAGTTTTGGATTCTGGGAGAAGATTTGCTGGGATTGGATTTTGACGATTATACAAATCGAGATGGTTTTGATGTGATTTATTATGAAAAAATTGAAGATTATCATTCGGAAGTTGAGTTTAAGAAAATGTACAATCCTTATAGAGAAAATTCAGGAAATTTAGAAATAGCAAATAAGCCTTGTAAAATGAATTTTTCTTTGAAGAGTAGTGAAAAAGAGACCTTTGATTATACGCTTTTGGAAAAGTTATTTGAAGAAGTGTTAAAAGAAAAAAATATCGATGTAAATGAAAAAGAAAAATTGTATCAAAAAGTTGAAGGATTATTTGAAAGCAATTCCGATGGGGAAAATGGTGGAACAAAATGCAATGGATTCCCATTTTTTACTCAATTCGAGCCAAGAGATGAAGAACAATTAAAAGAATATGATACTTTGCTATTTCAAATTGACAGTGGCGGAGAAATTATGATCGGAGATTGTGGAGTGATGAATTTTTTTATTAATCGTGAAAAATTAAAAAATAGGGACTTTTCAGATGTTTTCTACAATTGGGATTGTTATTGA
- the leuD gene encoding 3-isopropylmalate dehydratase small subunit, whose protein sequence is MKPFTKYEGTIVPIMNNNIDTDQLIPKQYLKSVEKTGFGKHVFDEWRYNEDGSDNMDFNLNKPEYKNGTVLITGENFGCGSSREHAAWALQDYGIHVIVAGGYSGIFYMNWLNNGHLPITLPEADRIELSKLPGDVKVTVDLENNKLIANGKEYIFELEESWKQRLLKGLDSIGLTLQHEDEIRKYEESHK, encoded by the coding sequence ATGAAACCATTTACAAAATATGAAGGAACAATTGTTCCAATAATGAATAACAACATAGATACAGATCAATTAATTCCAAAACAATATTTGAAAAGTGTTGAAAAAACAGGATTTGGAAAACATGTTTTCGATGAGTGGAGATATAACGAAGACGGATCTGACAATATGGATTTTAATTTGAATAAGCCAGAATACAAAAATGGAACAGTTTTGATTACTGGAGAAAATTTTGGTTGTGGATCGAGTAGAGAACATGCTGCTTGGGCATTGCAAGACTATGGAATTCATGTAATCGTAGCGGGAGGATATTCAGGAATTTTCTACATGAACTGGTTAAACAATGGGCATCTGCCAATAACTTTGCCAGAAGCAGACAGAATCGAATTATCAAAATTGCCTGGAGATGTGAAGGTTACAGTTGATTTGGAAAATAACAAATTGATTGCGAATGGAAAAGAATATATTTTTGAATTGGAAGAAAGCTGGAAACAGAGATTATTAAAAGGGCTTGATTCAATTGGATTGACTTTACAGCATGAAGATGAGATTAGGAAGTATGAGGAAAGTCATAAGTAG
- a CDS encoding Fic family protein gives MDIKTINYEYFLDLSVRITYHSNAIEGNTLTLNETATIILDSTIPGSKSVREVFEVLNHKKAIDYIISELENEKKLDIYMIKNINKEILDRLNDNAGNFKNSSNAIIGADFETSTPSQAPVLTKNWIENLNYRLELCKTDDEKLSEILNSHIEFERIHPFSDGNGRTGRLIMLYLCFQENISPFVIEKNDRALYMNYLREQNADIILDKVKELQEFEKKRMEQF, from the coding sequence ATGGATATAAAAACTATAAATTATGAATATTTTTTAGATTTATCAGTAAGAATAACATATCACTCAAATGCGATTGAAGGAAATACATTGACACTAAATGAAACTGCTACGATTATTTTAGATAGTACAATACCTGGAAGCAAGAGTGTACGTGAAGTTTTTGAAGTTTTAAATCATAAGAAAGCAATTGATTATATTATAAGTGAACTTGAAAATGAGAAAAAATTAGATATTTATATGATTAAAAATATAAATAAGGAAATTTTAGACAGGTTGAATGACAATGCGGGAAATTTTAAAAATAGCAGTAATGCAATAATTGGCGCAGATTTTGAAACTTCTACACCAAGTCAAGCACCAGTTCTTACAAAAAATTGGATTGAAAACTTGAATTATAGGTTGGAATTGTGTAAAACTGATGATGAAAAGTTGTCAGAAATATTAAATTCTCATATAGAATTTGAGAGAATTCATCCTTTTAGCGATGGAAATGGACGAACAGGAAGGCTGATTATGCTGTATTTGTGTTTTCAGGAAAATATAAGTCCGTTTGTGATTGAAAAAAATGATAGAGCATTGTATATGAACTATTTAAGGGAACAAAATGCAGATATTATTTTAGATAAAGTGAAGGAATTGCAAGAATTTGAAAAGAAACGAATGGAACAATTTTAA